TAATTACTAAAGTACACAGAATAGCTACAATAATGTTTGATTTCAAATCGCGTAAAAACTAGGGGTGTGACTAACACGACCCGAAAACCCAACaagaacctaacacgaaattcgcgggtttaggtttagtttAAACGGGTTCAGGTCAGTTTCTgcgaacccgtttaggttaacgggtcgggttcgggtaaACCTGGTCGGGTTGACCCGTATAACATATTTATACtataatattataatttttacaatatattttatgtcataaattaaatggggtgtgtattttatgccttgattataacttaaaaaaacaaattaacatagattttataatttaaatatgatattattatatacattagtgttttttaagtaaattttaattttaataaattaacttcagaaaaaattaataaattcgggttgaatgggtcgtgttcgggtcaaccaaCGAAGTTTCGGTttgtgttcgggttcatatgtatgatacaATTTTCAGGTTCACAAAAGATATAATCTTTACAGATACGGCCATTGAACCATTGGAGCAGAGCGCTTTAGAAACTTTTTCTGACATTGCATATCGATGTTTGATGGAATCTCGTGAAGATTGGCCAAGGATGGCTGAGGTTGTGATGGAACTTGAGACTGCACTTATATATCAGGAGATACATATTATATTTGTAGGttgttaaattatatttatagGATGTTAGCTTATTTGGGAATTTCACTAGACTTATAGAAGCTGAAGATACATATTTTTATAAGTGGAGTTTCTTTAAAAGGCAtaaaaaaaattttatttttctcCTTCAAGTGTTTTCTTTTTGTTCCTTTCTGTTCATGAGAAAGAATTCAGTTGATTCACTCTAAACGCCAAAGAAATAAGATTGCGGAATGAATTAAAATCGAAATACACCAACGAATTGAAATGAAAATGTTTGCATATGATAACATCTTGTGTCAGGCTGTGCATTTGCAATTGCTTTCCCACCCTTGACTTCTATGTAGTAACTATTATCTGATCCCCAAATATGTTGGTATTCTGGTAGCAATTCCAAGTTCTTAAAATCTTGCTGGAAGAGATAACATCAGCCACCAACCACTTTAACGTTGAGAAGAACTATACTGGAGGTGGTGCTTTTGGGAAGGTTTATAGAGGTGAAATGTCTCACTGTAAGGGCCGAAGCATGACTGCTATTAAGCGTATTGATCCGAAGTATGGACAAGGAATCCCTAAGCTCTTGAAAAAGATCAGGACCCTTTCCTGTTACAGGCATGAAAATATTGTCTCTCTTCTGGTATTTGGGGATGAGATGATCCTTGTGTACGAGCATGTGTCTCGTGGAAGCCTTGACCGCTATTTGGACTCCTCTCATCTCACGTGGTCCCAACGTCTTAAGATATGTTTGGATGCCACAAAGGGGCAAAGGTACCTTCATGATCACCAAAGACTTATCCACTGTGATGTAAAAAGCACAAACATCCTACTTGATGACCAATGGAATGCTAAAGTTTCTGACGTTGGATTATCAATAATGGGCCCCGCTAATGAGCATAGCTCTGTTACATTGTGATTTCTTACTAATCTAGTAATCTATATATTGTATCAGATCTTCAGCTTGATGTCAAAGGTTGCCGAGATGTGTATGCCTCATTTGACAAGTATGTTGAAGTAGAAAGGCTTGAAGGTGACAACAAATATCATGCTGAACAACATGGGTTACAGGTTGGATGCTGAACAACATGTGTTACAAATATCATGCTGAACTACATTATTATCATTACCACCTACTAATAAACTATCTAATATGACCTTTCAGGATGCAAAGAAGGGCGTCCTGTTCATCGATTTCCCACCTGCTCTAAAGATAGTTGTATTAGGCTCAAGTAATATAATTTGTAGATCAGTGAGATAAGGAAAAAActaacaaacatgtgtcaaatgaGTAAAACTATAattaacttatgtattttttagATGGATTTTGGAAATGGTCTTGTTAGTTCTTGTATCTGCTATTACATTCTtagctttgattattattattattattattattattattattattattattattattattattgttattattattattattattattattattattattattgttattattattgttataccACCAtcgtttgacaccaaatctaaccggaatccgaacacgggtaagtttgtttgttattttgatgattttggttgatattataggagaaaaaaagggtaataaagttgttaaattggtttgaaattttgagtgttttgacgttgttttttgttgtttagatgatttttagggtgattatgttgtttatatatttttagggtgattacaacttacgttatgatttctagggcttgaatagttgaacattaaaattaaaattgaaacattatgttatggagcgatgaacttatgttatatagagaaagaattgcttaagaaattagttttagattatgttttggatagattttcaaaaaatgaaaacacGTAGGGCGTCGACATTTTAATTATGTctgtaacaaggtttgacatgttttggataattaatataaatttagtttgatgttcgtttgttttacttgacccgacccgacccgacccgacccggtacgaaccgatttttttacttatataactaggggcctaaaatttttaaaaatgttccgcacccccatggaaaaattcttgggtccgccactgcaCCAAATTACCTTTTACATCAGTTTCTTAAAGAAACTCAATGAAAAAGTTCTCTGCGTTACACACCCCCATCGGTTCCGTCAATGATGCCGTACCCACAAACCCGTACCGTCACCAAGTATGTTTCTGTTGAGAGACGCAAGGATGTTGTTGTTGACGTATCTTTAATGATGCCGGCGCCGGAGTTTCGCGAGTTTCACCAGAGTAAATCTGTTGATGTTGAGAGACGCAAGATTAGGGCTCGTTATATTCTCATCATCAATCCTCTTCGCCTGATATAACCCTGAAAGAACTGTTAAAACTCATAAAATAGAAccaatttttataaatattttttcaaATTGTTTGTAGGTTTTGTTAAATTGGGTGAAATATTTGTGGGTTTGTTTGAATTGAGTGAAATGTTTGTAGGTTTttgtaacaccccatgttttcgaatgtcaaagtcaaagtccaagtcaactttgactttctttgactgtaattagtctattttatattttatttgtattcTGTGGAGTAAGTGCtgtaatcagaaagaatcgaagtaatcgaatgtttaatcaacgcAAACCGATTTACGATAgggaatagtaggaagtaacaatgcgataaagctaACTAAttagtaatcaaaccgatctaacaatcattgaactcgagactcgaactatgcgaactGGGTattatattacttgtgtgtgtgccttatgtgttacttgtgcgtgtttactttgtgctttgtgtggtattcaatcgaatcaatcgaaactcgaatcgaaactcgaaactcaaatcgaatgcaatcgaaatcaaATTAAGAGGAATGGTAATGTAAAGATAGGaggaaatatagatgattgtatgttagatatagtagttgggactcaaagtaatttgaataggaaactctatcgtactcgtctcgtcttcaatcgaaaccgaaatatcaaaaatcgtcgcaaaacactcaaaagGGTCCATTGATCGAACAGGAGACCACTGATCGAACAGGCCGGCCGATCGAACcaactgttcgatcgagcaggccagcCGGTCAGgggtcctggccgatcggttgacactttcctcttttggaagcctataaatagggctgtcattgtcatctttaccacttttggaaagctctgaccgaccagctcttcttctccaccttttctcagatttcttccattCTCGATAAATTTTCATCCTAAATcctgtactttcttgatcaaaacatgcttctacacctttctatctttcgaatcttgatttctaaccgtgaaatcatcaagatctaagcattcttggatgatgtcatcatggtgttcttcaagaacatcatgttttggcctcaactcaccatgaatagctcggatctaaccgatttccacataaacaagctaagatctaccaaagatctaaacatttacatggtgtggaGAATTGGAAGAAggattccaactttctttcaactcttttacactcaatgctttcaaaaccggttgaaacggagcttgaaccaacatgctaatcattctaacagttgtgtggttcaaggttcggattctaaccacgaggttcaccgatttcgggttaaactttaAACTCTAGttctgaaccgttcaccggccggatttgggtgattcctgttcgagcaaggggaaacaagtaagaacgaaagtcccatagttcagctcgttgtcaaactacctcgatcaAAGGTCAAATAaccagaacaaccaagtgttagacgaacaggccgaccaggtcaggatgctggccgaacggttaggctgttcgaacaaacagcccaaccgatcggacacaccagccgattgaccaggccagccgatcggctagcatatgatTCCACACTTTGACAAATACAGGAAGTATAGTATTGCATGagatgatgttcgatcgaacaaaccgtttgtcaacattactcttcggatcatgagatactatgcttcaacacttagtcgattttcagaTCGTTCGTAGTATGGGAATGACACCCGATCGGATATGCtactcgatcgaacaggctgttcgatcgaatatgctgtTCGATTGAGTGACATCCTGAATTAAGGACTAcaactgaagttcctaaccgatcggttatgccgaccgatcgaacagaccgttcgatcgatcgacctgaaaggtaagaacacttcagtgttctcaaatactgcaacgaaaacttcgaaagttcaaaccatcaaacacaaacacatcctattcataggaagaaacaatccactcgaacagacCAGCCGATTGAGCCTactggccgatcgaacggactgccCGAATGGATTGCCTAGCCGAACGAACGactcgttcgatcgaacctactgttcgatcgacaggccgttcgacccacttacactcaTTTCCCTTTTTACGTGTATTCATCgctatgctatcgaactattcaggctaactctactctcaagcgctcccttcaatccataaatcaatcgctgtgagtatactcgatccctttttgcttttagcacttttgggtgttacatacgtcacttatatcaaaacacaatcgatcatactactcaaactatttgaacgctaaccaatatgcatgtattacgtgacttaatgaatgcttgttgat
This genomic stretch from Helianthus annuus cultivar XRQ/B chromosome 8, HanXRQr2.0-SUNRISE, whole genome shotgun sequence harbors:
- the LOC110901438 gene encoding receptor-like protein kinase FERONIA, whose product is MYDTIFRFTKDIIFTDTAIEPLEQSALETFSDIAYRCLMESREDWPRMAEQFQVLKILLEEITSATNHFNVEKNYTGGGAFGKVYRGEMSHCKGRSMTAIKRIDPKYGQGIPKLLKKIRTLSCYRHENIVSLLVFGDEMILVYEHVSRGSLDRYLDSSHLTWSQRLKICLDATKGQRYLHDHQRLIHCDVKSTNILLDDQWNAKVSDVGLSIMGPANEHSSVTL